In uncultured Methanobrevibacter sp., a genomic segment contains:
- a CDS encoding hydantoinase/oxoprolinase family protein codes for MKIAGFDIGGANTDLAVIDFENGEIKNIEVDFAYLPMWSNNDDLSRVLVELIENICPLSEIDAVGISMTAELVDAYDTKKDGVLDIVKKCEDTFSCPVAYVGIDGMLSKLEIEETPLKAAAANWVATAQIATLISDNCIFIDTGSTTTDIIPVKDGKECAIGKSDFDRSATGELVYTGTLRTNLASFLDKVELKDKQYRVASELFAQTADVYMVLDLIDESDYICDTFDGEGKSKIECARRIARVVCADLEMLSMDDIVEMSKFIHQKQIAQIADGLKQVHETQDLDLVVTTGLGKDILDGPAGELLGLNVKSMGDILSDDECTVAPAIGTAVMMEKYLN; via the coding sequence ATGAAAATTGCAGGATTTGACATTGGTGGTGCAAACACCGATTTGGCAGTAATTGACTTTGAGAATGGTGAAATAAAAAACATTGAAGTTGATTTTGCATATCTTCCAATGTGGAGTAATAATGATGACCTGTCACGGGTTCTTGTAGAATTGATAGAAAATATATGTCCGTTATCCGAAATTGACGCTGTGGGCATTTCAATGACTGCAGAACTTGTTGATGCATATGATACTAAAAAAGACGGAGTTTTGGATATTGTGAAAAAATGTGAGGACACCTTTTCATGCCCTGTTGCATATGTGGGCATTGATGGAATGCTGTCCAAACTTGAAATCGAGGAAACTCCACTTAAGGCAGCTGCCGCAAATTGGGTTGCAACCGCACAAATTGCTACACTGATTTCAGATAACTGCATATTCATTGATACCGGAAGCACAACCACTGATATCATTCCGGTTAAGGATGGTAAGGAGTGTGCTATCGGAAAATCTGATTTTGACAGGTCTGCAACAGGTGAACTGGTTTATACCGGAACTTTGAGAACAAATCTTGCCAGCTTTCTTGACAAGGTTGAATTAAAGGATAAGCAATATCGTGTCGCTTCTGAACTGTTCGCCCAAACTGCGGATGTTTATATGGTTTTGGATTTGATTGATGAAAGTGATTATATCTGCGACACTTTCGACGGTGAAGGAAAGTCCAAAATTGAGTGTGCCCGCAGAATTGCACGTGTAGTCTGTGCTGACTTGGAAATGTTGAGCATGGATGATATTGTTGAGATGTCAAAGTTCATTCATCAAAAACAAATCGCTCAAATTGCAGACGGCCTGAAACAGGTCCACGAAACTCAAGATTTGGATTTAGTTGTCACAACAGGTCTTGGAAAAGATATTCTGGATGGGCCTGCAGGTGAACTTTTAGGTTTGAATGTCAAATCTATGGGTGATATTTTAAGTGATGATGAGTGTACTGTTGCTCCGGCTATTGGAACAGCGGTCATGATGGAAAAATACCTGAATTAA
- a CDS encoding CDP-2,3-bis-(O-geranylgeranyl)-sn-glycerol synthase, with translation MSLNIQIILIAFLTTLYFILPAYFSNGGALAFGGGTPLDFGKSDSKGNRWIGDGVTWRGLIAGTIIGIITGTVQGYVAPWILPEVNPFLITPIITDVNSGILIGFLLGFGALLGDALGSFLKRRLGIGRGKPAPILDQLDFIIVALILVAPVVQLNWIFVVIALILTLIIHLIANTLAYLLGLKDVWY, from the coding sequence ATGTCCCTCAATATTCAGATAATTCTAATTGCATTCTTGACAACATTATACTTCATCCTGCCGGCATACTTCTCAAATGGTGGGGCTTTAGCCTTTGGAGGTGGAACACCACTTGATTTTGGAAAAAGTGATTCAAAAGGCAACCGCTGGATTGGAGATGGAGTTACATGGAGAGGATTGATAGCGGGAACAATAATAGGTATAATTACAGGTACAGTACAGGGATATGTTGCACCATGGATTCTTCCTGAAGTTAATCCATTTTTAATAACACCAATCATAACAGATGTAAATAGCGGAATATTAATAGGATTCCTATTGGGATTCGGTGCATTGCTCGGTGATGCATTAGGCAGTTTTTTAAAAAGAAGATTGGGAATCGGCAGAGGAAAGCCTGCACCAATTCTTGATCAGTTAGATTTTATAATAGTTGCTTTGATTTTGGTTGCACCAGTGGTCCAACTCAACTGGATATTTGTTGTAATAGCATTAATACTGACATTAATAATCCATTTGATTGCAAACACCCTTGCATATTTACTTGGATTAAAAGACGTGTGGTATTAA
- a CDS encoding ATP-grasp domain-containing protein — MMNENDSLLVFEYFTASGEKDKCIISEAEELIFALLDDLSDFNVDLVINQSYEDAVKKYDNVNPILIDENVVDWLNDNAANFDNAIFIAAENNNNLYNITKILEDNNVNTYTSSSEACFKTSDKYETYEALPMEVPQPRSFRFKIDPKGYWKRAIENLHEKWQSEDPLTPLKLIIKPLNGVDCEDIVIIEDIGELTLDLDKIFKPGSRVIVQEYVEGTDISVSLISDGEKAIPLSLNEQFIELKNDKGRYLGGRLPYDSKYRDEAFEIATKAVEAMDGIKGFVGVDMLINADEHDVYSVYLLEINSRFTTPYVGLTKVSNINIGKSIIELIDGKINIDDIDITLDGEVEFKKSGESLVIRRL; from the coding sequence GCTGAAGAATTGATATTTGCTCTTTTAGACGATTTGTCAGATTTTAATGTGGATTTGGTAATCAACCAATCCTATGAAGATGCAGTAAAAAAATATGATAATGTCAATCCGATTCTGATTGATGAAAACGTTGTTGACTGGTTAAATGACAATGCGGCAAACTTTGACAATGCTATTTTCATTGCCGCTGAGAATAACAACAATCTGTATAACATTACTAAAATTTTGGAAGACAACAACGTTAATACATACACCTCAAGTTCCGAGGCCTGCTTTAAAACATCCGATAAATATGAAACCTATGAGGCATTGCCTATGGAAGTTCCCCAGCCAAGGTCCTTCAGGTTTAAAATAGATCCTAAGGGTTACTGGAAAAGGGCGATTGAAAACTTGCATGAAAAATGGCAGTCAGAAGACCCTCTCACACCATTGAAATTAATAATCAAACCGTTGAACGGTGTTGACTGTGAGGATATTGTAATTATTGAAGACATTGGTGAGCTGACCCTGGATTTGGATAAGATTTTCAAACCGGGTTCAAGGGTTATCGTTCAGGAATATGTTGAGGGAACAGACATCAGCGTCAGTTTAATATCCGATGGTGAAAAGGCAATTCCATTAAGTTTGAATGAACAGTTCATTGAGTTAAAAAATGACAAGGGCAGATATCTTGGTGGAAGATTGCCATATGATAGCAAATATAGGGATGAGGCCTTTGAAATTGCAACAAAGGCAGTTGAAGCCATGGATGGTATAAAAGGTTTTGTCGGTGTGGACATGCTGATAAACGCCGATGAACATGATGTATACTCAGTTTATCTTTTGGAAATCAACTCAAGATTCACAACACCATATGTGGGTTTGACTAAAGTTTCCAACATTAACATCGGTAAAAGCATTATAGAATTAATTGACGGAAAAATTAACATTGATGATATTGACATTACTCTGGATGGTGAAGTTGAATTTAAAAAATCCGGAGAATCACTGGTAATTAGGAGATTATAA
- the tes gene encoding tetraether lipid synthase Tes, with the protein MKIKDTKSLCPECGKPLDAEVYDEDGKILIKKTCDEHGEFINTYWSDDELYNRMEDFIPTVTKIENPCVEDTGACPSNCGLCSKHETSTVLGLIDVTNRCNLRCPICFANAAVAGYKYEPTQDEIRQMLRNLRNLKPHPCPAIQFAGGEPTVRKDIVELVKMAKEEGFTHVQIATNGIRLAKRENLAAELKAAGLNTVYLAFDGVTPEPYINNRGRDLLPDKIQAIENCRKVGLGVVLVPTLVRGINDHQIGEIIKFAFDHNENIYGVNFQPVSFSGRTPSDHVEEQRITIPDFVKTIEEETDGQVPVSSFYPPSSVEPIAEFISLLDGEESSKVTLNCHEHCGIATYVFREKTEGSGKDKLIPITDFIEVEDLFDKLKEYNEKLKRGKFGSRKRVLAGLTSHLPKMVHRSKTPKDLDIVKILLNVFAKGDYDALGDFSKDAMLISCMHFMDPFNFDEDRVKKCVIHYATPDGRIIPFCTMNSMYRESVEKEFAQPLNQKSE; encoded by the coding sequence TTGAAAATTAAAGATACAAAAAGTTTATGTCCAGAATGTGGCAAACCTCTTGATGCTGAAGTTTATGATGAGGATGGCAAAATCTTAATCAAAAAAACTTGCGATGAACACGGGGAGTTTATCAACACTTACTGGTCAGATGATGAGTTATACAATAGGATGGAAGATTTCATTCCTACTGTTACAAAAATTGAAAATCCTTGTGTTGAAGATACTGGAGCCTGCCCAAGCAACTGCGGATTATGTTCCAAACACGAAACATCCACCGTTTTAGGTTTAATCGATGTTACAAACAGATGTAACCTGAGATGCCCAATCTGTTTTGCTAATGCGGCAGTTGCAGGATACAAATATGAACCGACACAGGATGAAATCAGACAGATGCTTAGGAACTTAAGAAACTTAAAGCCTCATCCATGTCCAGCTATACAGTTTGCAGGTGGAGAACCTACTGTCAGAAAAGATATAGTTGAACTTGTTAAAATGGCTAAAGAGGAAGGTTTCACTCACGTTCAAATCGCAACCAACGGTATAAGATTGGCTAAAAGGGAAAACCTTGCAGCTGAACTGAAAGCTGCTGGATTAAATACTGTATATCTTGCATTTGATGGTGTAACTCCTGAACCTTATATCAACAACAGGGGAAGAGACTTACTTCCGGACAAAATTCAGGCTATTGAAAACTGTAGAAAAGTCGGTTTAGGTGTTGTGCTTGTACCTACATTGGTAAGGGGAATAAACGATCATCAAATCGGTGAAATAATCAAATTCGCATTTGACCACAATGAAAACATTTACGGAGTCAACTTCCAGCCTGTATCATTTTCAGGAAGAACTCCATCCGACCATGTGGAAGAGCAGAGGATTACAATTCCTGACTTTGTCAAAACCATTGAAGAGGAAACCGACGGTCAGGTGCCTGTAAGTTCATTTTATCCGCCATCTTCAGTTGAACCTATTGCTGAATTCATATCCCTATTGGATGGTGAAGAGTCATCAAAAGTAACTCTAAACTGTCATGAGCACTGTGGAATCGCAACTTATGTGTTCAGGGAAAAGACTGAAGGCAGTGGAAAGGACAAGTTAATTCCTATTACAGACTTTATTGAAGTTGAAGACTTGTTTGATAAACTTAAAGAGTACAACGAAAAACTCAAAAGAGGTAAATTTGGATCACGTAAAAGAGTATTGGCCGGTTTAACTTCACATCTTCCTAAAATGGTTCATAGAAGCAAAACCCCTAAGGATTTGGATATCGTAAAAATATTGCTGAATGTATTTGCAAAAGGGGATTATGATGCTTTGGGAGATTTCTCCAAAGACGCTATGCTTATCTCATGTATGCACTTTATGGATCCTTTCAACTTTGATGAGGACCGTGTTAAAAAATGTGTTATCCACTACGCTACACCTGACGGCAGAATCATACCGTTCTGTACAATGAATTCAATGTATCGTGAAAGTGTGGAAAAAGAGTTCGCACAACCTTTAAATCAAAAATCTGAATAA